Proteins found in one Odontesthes bonariensis isolate fOdoBon6 chromosome 11, fOdoBon6.hap1, whole genome shotgun sequence genomic segment:
- the LOC142391231 gene encoding cystatin-C-like yields the protein MQWTLVFPLLAAVFAVVWSNILGGFSDADINDEEFKYALNFAVVQHNRRSNDIYLHNVAEVVRAQSQVVEGTNYVITVKLVKNGCRKDAVNEEADLVLSGHTPYQCTFTVWSRPWLSDIRLLDTKC from the exons ATGCAGTGGACTCTTGTTTTCCCCCTTCTTGCGGCCGTTTTTGCCGTTGTGTGGAGCAATATTCTGGGGGGCTTTAGCGACGCAGATATCAACGACGAAGAGTTCAAATATGCTCTGAACTTCGCCGTGGTCCAACACAACAGACGCTCCAACGACATTTACCTCCACAATGTGGCAGAGGTGGTCAGGGCTCAGTCCCAG GTGGTTGAAGGGACGAATTACGTCATAACTGTGAAACTGGTAAAAAACGGCTGCAGAAAGGACGCTGTCAATGAAGA AGCAGACCTCGTGTTGAGCGGTCATACC CCTTACCAGTGCACGTTTACTGTGTGGAGCCGCCCATGGTTGAGCGATATCAGGCTGTTGGACACCAAATGCTAG
- the LOC142391432 gene encoding cystatin-C-like — protein MQWTLVFPLLAAVFAVVWSDILGGFSDADINDEEFKYALNFAVVQHNRRSNDMYLHKVAEVVRAQSQVVEGTNYVITVKLVKTGCRKDAVKEECNLTSSPVNAQPYQCTFTVWSRPGLSDIRLLDTKC, from the exons ATGCAGTGGACTCTTGTTTTCCCCCTTCTTGCGGCCGTTTTTGCCGTTGTGTGGAGCGATATTCTGGGGGGCTTTAGCGACGCAGATATCAACGACGAAGAGTTCAAATATGCTCTGAACTTCGCCGTGGTTCAACACAACAGACGCTCCAACGACATGTACCTCCACAAAGTGGCAGAGGTGGTCAGGGCTCAGTCCCAG GTGGTTGAAGGGACGAATTACGTCATAACTGTGAAACTGGTAAAAACCGGCTGCAGAAAGGACGCTGTCAAAGAAGAGTGTAACCTCACCTCAAGCCCGGTGAATGCACAG CCTTACCAGTGCACGTTTACTGTGTGGAGCCGCCCAGGGTTGAGCGATATCAGGCTGTTGGACACCAAATGCTAG